A single Asterias rubens chromosome 13, eAstRub1.3, whole genome shotgun sequence DNA region contains:
- the LOC117298433 gene encoding phospholipid scramblase 3-like → MLGTVTEQPRPSPPDSTELHRMDAVPGRGYESLDGGRNDSIHADLGVLKHTDRVTVHQTVESVGAGCDVTNTYILTTDKREQLFLAIEETSCCSRFWCGPARAFRISLRNHNDEDVITFVRPTRCDACCCPCCMMELMVQTPIGDVIGYVKQTWSLFGVLLKIEDSDKNPLMSLRTSCCPCRCFKDMEVQVECFATDGVGLIRKQWGSRKQDVNMDHETFNIEFPPGLDTKSRVLLIGAAFLMDYMFFEMT, encoded by the exons ATGTTGGGCACCGTGACTGAACAGCCTCGTCCGTCACCGCCGGATTCGACCGAATTGCACCGGATGGATGCGGTGCCGGGCCGTGGATACGAGAGTTTGGACGGCGGGCGAAACGACTCGATTCACGCTGATCTGGGGGTTTTGAAACACACTGATCGAGTGACTGTACATCAAACTGTGGAAAGCGTTG GGGCTGGCTGTGACGTCACTAATACGTACATCTTGACAACAGACAAGCGAGAGCAACTCTTTCTAGCAATTGAAG AAACGTCATGTTGTTCCCGATTCTGGTGTGGTCCAGCCCGCGCTTTCCGTATCTCCCTCCGGAATCATAATGACGAGGACGTCATTACGTTCGTCCGTCCAACACGGTGTGATGCGTGCTGCTGCCCGTGTTGCATGATGGAACTGATGGTACAGACTCCGATCGGTGACGTCATTGGTTACGTCAAACAAAC TTGGAGtctgtttggtgttttgttgaaGATTGAGGACTCGGATAAGAATCCCTTGATGTCACTACGTACGTCTTGCTGTCCTTGCCGATGCTTCAAAGACATGGAAGTACAG GTAGAGTGCTTCGCCACTGATGGAGTAGGTTTGATTCGCAAGCAGTGGGGATCGAGGAAACAAGATGTGAACATGGACCACGAAACGTTCAATATTGAAT TTCCTCCTGGTCTTGATACGAAGAGTAGAGTCCTCCTGATCGGTGCAGCCTTCCTCATG